In Nitrospirota bacterium, a genomic segment contains:
- a CDS encoding transposase: RDLDRCIEKDMEELLNFYSCPKGIWVKLRTTNVIERAFREVRRRTRPMSCFNNTQSIERIVYAVLSRLNEQWGKHPLKEFTQND; this comes from the coding sequence GAGAGACCTTGATAGATGCATAGAGAAGGACATGGAGGAGCTTCTGAACTTCTACTCCTGTCCCAAGGGGATATGGGTCAAGCTAAGGACGACCAATGTTATCGAGAGGGCATTCAGGGAGGTGAGGCGTAGGACAAGGCCCATGAGTTGCTTTAACAATACTCAGAGCATTGAGAGGATTGTTTATGCGGTGCTGAGCCGATTGAACGAGCAATGGGGAAAACACCCCTTAAAGGAATTTACACAAAATGATTGA
- a CDS encoding type II toxin-antitoxin system RelE/ParE family toxin produces the protein MNRTVTFYKTADGKCPIQDFLDSLPGKAAQKVIWVLKLVEELDIVPSSYFKKLEGTEEIWECRIVFSSNSYRVFCFFADNSLVVLTHGFMKKSQKTPRAEIERAEAMRRDFLKRRTRHE, from the coding sequence GTGAATAGAACCGTAACTTTTTACAAGACAGCCGATGGGAAATGCCCGATACAGGATTTTCTGGACTCTTTACCTGGGAAGGCTGCACAAAAGGTTATATGGGTTCTCAAACTCGTGGAGGAGTTGGATATTGTTCCATCTTCGTATTTTAAGAAGCTTGAAGGGACCGAGGAAATCTGGGAGTGTAGAATTGTGTTTAGCTCGAACTCCTATCGGGTATTTTGTTTCTTTGCGGATAATTCCTTGGTCGTTCTGACCCATGGCTTTATGAAAAAGAGCCAGAAGACGCCAAGGGCTGAAATTGAAAGGGCAGAGGCAATGAGAAGGGACTTTTTGAAAAGGAGGACAAGACATGAGTGA
- a CDS encoding helix-turn-helix transcriptional regulator, protein MSDLKKYIDERKKRDRRFAEGYDEGYEQFKVGVMLRQAREAAGMTQDELARRLRTQKTAISRIENHAEDIKLSTLERVASALGKRLEVKIA, encoded by the coding sequence ATGAGTGACCTAAAAAAGTATATAGACGAAAGAAAGAAGAGAGACAGGAGGTTTGCCGAGGGCTATGACGAAGGATATGAGCAGTTCAAGGTCGGAGTTATGCTCCGTCAGGCCCGCGAGGCGGCCGGAATGACACAGGATGAGCTTGCGCGCAGACTCAGGACGCAGAAGACCGCGATCTCGCGGATTGAAAACCATGCGGAAGACATAAAGCTTTCGACATTAGAGCGTGTCGCTTCTGCATTGGGAAAACGACTGGAGGTTAAGATAGCCTGA
- a CDS encoding helix-turn-helix domain-containing protein — MVGAFIKQRRQISGLSASEVAEKAGVSAAHILYIEKGKRKPTFHVLVRVMNALGIPMDEFLRETGYIEANIEPVRLRGLQRVPVVTWVTAGKWKEVCDAFEPGDADLWIDSDVPGKNVFGLRVIGDSMEPEFKEGEVIIVNPHIEATLNDFVVVKNKNQEATFKQLKKYGSRWVLHPLNSKYPDQEVKRGDFQIIGRVVKKEKRY; from the coding sequence ATGGTAGGTGCTTTTATAAAGCAAAGAAGGCAGATTTCAGGGCTTTCTGCCAGCGAAGTTGCAGAAAAAGCAGGGGTTTCTGCGGCACATATCCTTTATATAGAGAAAGGCAAAAGAAAGCCTACATTCCATGTGCTTGTTAGGGTCATGAATGCATTAGGTATCCCTATGGATGAGTTCCTAAGAGAGACAGGATACATCGAGGCAAATATCGAGCCTGTTAGGCTCAGAGGGCTTCAGAGGGTTCCTGTTGTTACATGGGTGACAGCAGGAAAGTGGAAAGAAGTCTGCGATGCATTTGAGCCAGGGGATGCTGACCTGTGGATAGACTCTGATGTGCCGGGAAAAAATGTCTTTGGCCTTAGGGTTATTGGAGACTCTATGGAGCCTGAATTCAAAGAAGGCGAGGTTATAATCGTTAACCCTCATATAGAGGCAACACTAAATGATTTTGTCGTTGTAAAAAACAAAAACCAAGAGGCGACTTTCAAACAGCTCAAAAAATACGGCTCAAGATGGGTTTTACATCCTCTTAACTCAAAATACCCTGACCAGGAAGTGAAAAGAGGAGACTTTCAGATAATAGGCAGGGTCGTTAAAAAAGAAAAAAGATATTAG
- a CDS encoding DUF1460 domain-containing protein: MHKSPKKELLILGKWSEDKLDRILKKASKIKTAARTIDFLSERFIGVNYKESTLIGDKNTKEVLVINLNGVDCFTFIDYIEAMRISGSFSEFQENLRRIRYKSGRVSFKSRNHFFTDWIESNQEFVSDVTEKIGGRYTVKSQKVLNTKNDGTYFLLGIKPKNRVIKYIPSERIDSKVIARLKTGDYVGIYCNEKGLDVSHVGIIIKAKAKVYLRHASSIKRKMVDEEFKKYMAGKTGIVVLRHK; the protein is encoded by the coding sequence ATGCATAAAAGCCCTAAAAAGGAACTGCTTATTTTAGGCAAATGGTCTGAGGACAAACTGGATAGGATTCTTAAGAAAGCCTCTAAGATAAAAACGGCTGCACGGACAATAGATTTCCTTTCGGAAAGATTTATTGGCGTAAATTATAAAGAATCCACATTAATTGGGGACAAAAACACCAAAGAGGTTTTAGTCATAAATCTTAATGGAGTCGATTGTTTTACCTTTATAGATTACATAGAGGCAATGCGGATTTCAGGCTCGTTCTCTGAGTTTCAGGAAAACCTAAGGAGAATTAGGTATAAATCGGGAAGGGTCTCATTTAAAAGCAGGAATCACTTTTTCACGGATTGGATTGAATCCAATCAGGAGTTTGTTTCCGATGTCACGGAAAAAATAGGTGGCAGATATACGGTAAAATCCCAAAAGGTGCTGAATACGAAGAACGATGGGACCTATTTTTTATTAGGGATTAAGCCAAAGAATCGGGTTATTAAATATATCCCTTCAGAAAGGATTGATAGTAAGGTAATTGCAAGGCTTAAGACAGGAGACTATGTAGGCATATACTGTAACGAAAAGGGGCTGGATGTCTCCCATGTGGGGATTATTATAAAGGCTAAAGCTAAGGTCTATTTAAGACATGCATCATCCATAAAAAGAAAAATGGTTGATGAGGAGTTTAAAAAATACATGGCAGGTAAGACAGGGATTGTTGTATTGAGGCATAAATAA